Sequence from the Ancalomicrobiaceae bacterium S20 genome:
ATCCGCAGCCCGCGGGTTGCGCCGACCAAGCGGAACAAGGTTCCCGCCATGGAGGCCTGCCCGCAGAAGCGTGGGGTGTGCACGCGCGTCTACACGACGACGCCGAAGAAGCCGAACTCGGCGCTCCGCAAGGTGGCCAAGGTTCGTCTCACCAACGGCTACGAGGTGATCGGTTACATCCCGGGCGAGGGCCATAACCTGCAGGAGCACTCGGTCGTCATGATCCGTGGCGGCCGCGTCAAGGACTTGCCGGGCGTGCGCTATCACATCCTGCGCGGTGTGCTCGATACCCAGGGCGTCAA
This genomic interval carries:
- the rpsL gene encoding 30S ribosomal protein S12, which codes for MPTINQLIRSPRVAPTKRNKVPAMEACPQKRGVCTRVYTTTPKKPNSALRKVAKVRLTNGYEVIGYIPGEGHNLQEHSVVMIRGGRVKDLPGVRYHILRGVLDTQGVKDRKQRRSKYGAKRPK